A window from Fibrobacter sp. UWB11 encodes these proteins:
- a CDS encoding metal ABC transporter permease encodes MLDLLSMDFMQNALIAAVLVAIACGVMGTYVVVNRLVSLSGGVAHASFGGVGLACFIGFSPMLGALGFALACAMLMGSLTWRDRKHADTFIGIIWAAGMALGVILTDLTPGYSSEMMSFLFGSLLTVPTELLWWMGALLVFILASVSICYRNFLSISYDPEFARVRGIPVLNYYMLLIALIALTVVIAVQAVGMILVIALLTIPAYIAECYAKNLLQMMVISVLVSLVLVVLGLLVACQFNFVVGPTIIAGGVVMYLLNFAVKKIVKK; translated from the coding sequence ATGCTCGACTTACTTTCCATGGATTTTATGCAGAACGCCCTGATTGCAGCGGTGCTTGTGGCCATTGCTTGCGGCGTGATGGGAACGTATGTCGTCGTGAACCGCCTCGTTTCGCTTTCGGGCGGTGTGGCGCATGCTTCATTTGGCGGTGTTGGGCTTGCTTGCTTTATCGGTTTTTCACCGATGCTTGGCGCGCTAGGTTTTGCTTTGGCTTGTGCGATGCTCATGGGCTCGCTTACTTGGCGTGACCGCAAACATGCCGATACGTTTATCGGGATTATCTGGGCTGCGGGTATGGCGCTTGGCGTGATTCTCACGGATTTAACGCCGGGTTATAGCAGTGAAATGATGAGTTTCTTGTTTGGTAGCCTGTTGACCGTGCCGACGGAACTTCTTTGGTGGATGGGCGCGTTGCTTGTGTTCATATTGGCATCAGTTTCTATTTGCTACCGTAACTTTCTATCGATTTCATATGATCCGGAATTTGCGCGTGTCCGCGGCATTCCCGTGCTGAACTATTACATGCTTTTGATTGCGCTGATTGCGCTCACGGTTGTGATTGCTGTGCAGGCGGTGGGCATGATTCTTGTGATTGCGCTTTTGACAATTCCTGCGTATATCGCGGAATGTTATGCCAAGAACTTGCTCCAGATGATGGTGATTTCGGTTCTGGTTTCGCTTGTGCTCGTTGTGCTTGGGCTTTTGGTTGCATGCCAGTTCAATTTTGTCGTGGGCCCCACGATTATTGCGGGTGGAGTTGTCATGTACTTGCTCAACTTTGCTGTAAAAAAGATTGTGAAAAAATAG
- a CDS encoding pyrimidine 5'-nucleotidase produces the protein MSALNDGIKNDASKIWLFDYDLTLYGEEERFVLNSLDHRIAEFVQKTVGGTFESATEIRKDYLHRFGTTLSGLMAMNGIAPDDFFDFIHEPEYLVYPKVSPEKFALLKSLVGHRFVFTNGRGDWSRAGMARMEIAPAIEDVFDLKLMDWEGKPHVSAYEKIENWLVARGVLDANAKEKSQIVLLEDSLRNLEPAHERGWTTVLVNPNIQAPDWVDFHIPHLLNLREKLITNL, from the coding sequence GTGAGTGCGTTGAACGACGGCATAAAAAACGATGCTTCTAAAATTTGGTTGTTCGATTACGACCTGACGCTTTATGGCGAAGAGGAACGTTTTGTCTTAAATTCGCTCGATCACCGCATTGCTGAGTTTGTCCAAAAGACTGTGGGCGGTACGTTCGAAAGTGCAACGGAAATCCGCAAGGATTATCTGCATCGTTTTGGAACAACGCTTTCGGGCCTCATGGCAATGAACGGAATAGCGCCTGATGATTTCTTTGACTTTATTCATGAACCGGAATACTTAGTTTACCCCAAAGTATCGCCTGAAAAGTTTGCTCTACTAAAATCGCTTGTGGGGCACCGCTTTGTGTTTACGAATGGGCGAGGGGACTGGAGCCGCGCCGGTATGGCCCGCATGGAAATTGCGCCTGCCATTGAGGATGTTTTTGACCTCAAGCTAATGGATTGGGAAGGTAAACCGCACGTAAGCGCATACGAAAAGATTGAAAACTGGCTTGTGGCGCGAGGCGTTTTGGATGCAAATGCCAAAGAAAAGTCGCAAATTGTGCTGCTCGAAGATTCACTCCGCAATTTGGAACCCGCTCACGAACGCGGCTGGACTACAGTTCTTGTAAATCCTAACATACAAGCGCCCGATTGGGTGGATTTTCACATCCCGCATTTACTAAATTTACGGGAGAAGTTAATTACGAATCTATAA
- a CDS encoding deoxyguanosinetriphosphate triphosphohydrolase: MLQWDTLLSATRYGHPADPDPNRSDFHRDYDRIVFSTAFRRLGRKTQVHPFSVNDHVHSRLTHSLEVSSVGRSLAITVYHLIKKHLPKYVNEYQFGTIVQSACLAHDIGNPPFGHAGEAAIREWFRKNRHSAPMSEMSDKEIADFENFDGNAQGHRILSKLEYHFLDGGMRLTYATIGSMIKYPRLAYYGCPTSLFRTEAELYRETAEILGIPEIENGVWARHPLVYLMEAADDICYSILDVEDAIELGILTFGDVRNMFSFLCGPDVDIDREFEENGQNFRDFLSSIRGRAIQNLIDDVAVLFVKHYDRIMEGTLDKHLIDLSRSDTMEGIRIAKRLGVERIYPDRRKTELEVGSYTTLSTVLDAFINGVYDYRQNGRNSYRANRIVRLIGQAKIGQSVTTAEAYHQVLDFVSGMTDNYATYLARQIGGLAMGY, encoded by the coding sequence ATGCTACAATGGGATACGCTTCTTTCTGCAACGCGTTACGGTCACCCGGCCGATCCGGACCCGAACCGTTCTGACTTCCATCGCGATTACGACCGCATCGTTTTTTCTACTGCTTTTCGTCGCTTAGGCCGCAAGACTCAGGTTCACCCGTTCTCGGTGAATGACCATGTTCACAGCCGTCTTACGCACAGCCTCGAAGTTTCGAGCGTGGGCCGTAGCCTTGCGATTACGGTGTATCACTTGATTAAAAAGCATTTGCCGAAGTATGTGAACGAATACCAGTTCGGAACGATTGTACAGTCGGCATGCTTGGCGCACGATATCGGTAACCCTCCGTTTGGCCATGCGGGCGAAGCCGCTATCCGCGAATGGTTCCGCAAGAATCGTCATTCCGCACCGATGTCCGAAATGAGTGACAAGGAAATTGCGGACTTCGAAAATTTTGATGGTAATGCACAAGGCCATCGCATCTTGAGCAAACTGGAATACCATTTCCTCGATGGTGGCATGCGCTTAACGTACGCAACGATCGGTTCGATGATCAAGTATCCGCGACTTGCTTATTACGGTTGCCCTACAAGTTTGTTTAGAACTGAAGCCGAACTCTACCGCGAAACGGCAGAAATCCTTGGTATTCCTGAAATTGAAAACGGCGTGTGGGCTCGCCATCCGCTCGTGTACTTGATGGAAGCTGCAGATGACATTTGCTATTCCATCCTCGATGTTGAAGATGCAATTGAACTTGGCATTTTGACGTTTGGCGATGTGCGCAATATGTTTAGTTTCTTGTGCGGTCCGGACGTGGATATCGATCGCGAGTTTGAAGAAAATGGCCAGAACTTCAGAGACTTCCTCAGCAGCATTCGTGGACGTGCTATCCAGAATTTGATTGATGACGTGGCTGTGCTTTTTGTGAAGCATTACGACCGCATCATGGAAGGAACGCTCGACAAGCATTTGATTGACCTTTCCCGTTCCGATACGATGGAAGGCATTCGCATTGCAAAGCGTTTGGGCGTGGAACGCATTTATCCTGACCGCCGCAAGACGGAACTTGAAGTCGGTAGTTACACGACGCTTAGCACCGTGCTTGATGCATTTATCAACGGCGTTTACGATTATCGTCAAAACGGTCGCAACTCGTACCGTGCAAACAGAATTGTACGCCTTATCGGGCAGGCTAAAATTGGGCAGAGTGTCACGACTGCCGAAGCGTACCACCAGGTACTTGACTTTGTGAGCGGCATGACGGATAATTATGCAACGTACTTGGCTCGTCAAATTGGCGGCCTTGCCATGGGATATTAA
- a CDS encoding metallophosphoesterase, translated as MNASIDFIGDIHGHYDELVVLLKKLGYQEQGGAYRYPGNARTVVFLGDYIDRGSHARETVNLVRAMRDAGSAVALMGNHEFNALSFWQENGAGGRPIKAIHGGYLREHTFNKVAIHVKTVESYRGRKAEFQEMLDFLKTLPFYLETDLFRAQHACFDLKCAEVLKAEGIRSFTDGNFDELIARANDKNDEYDDSLYWPISLFLKGPELDLPEGVTFRDAEGVLRKRTRIRWWINPKNVNLQELSFQPGVELPPLEVPLEIQTRDFYGENERPVFFGHYWLTGLPELIRDNVCCLDYSVAGYRGDGRLVAYRFDGEQKLDNRKFVSVAAM; from the coding sequence ATGAACGCTTCGATTGACTTCATTGGCGATATTCATGGGCACTACGATGAACTCGTGGTGCTCCTTAAAAAGTTAGGCTACCAAGAGCAGGGGGGCGCGTATCGCTATCCGGGCAATGCTCGAACGGTTGTCTTTTTAGGCGATTATATCGACCGTGGAAGTCATGCTCGCGAAACTGTAAATCTTGTGCGGGCCATGCGCGATGCGGGTTCTGCAGTTGCGTTGATGGGCAATCACGAATTCAATGCGCTTAGCTTTTGGCAAGAGAATGGAGCTGGTGGGCGACCTATAAAAGCAATTCATGGCGGCTATTTGCGTGAACATACTTTTAACAAAGTAGCGATTCACGTGAAGACTGTAGAAAGCTATCGCGGGCGCAAGGCTGAATTTCAGGAAATGCTCGATTTCCTCAAGACGCTCCCGTTTTACTTGGAAACGGACTTGTTCCGTGCGCAGCACGCCTGCTTTGACTTGAAATGCGCCGAAGTGCTTAAAGCCGAAGGCATCCGTTCTTTTACGGATGGCAATTTCGATGAGCTGATTGCTCGTGCGAACGACAAGAATGACGAATACGATGATTCGCTGTATTGGCCGATAAGTTTGTTCTTAAAGGGCCCGGAATTGGATTTGCCGGAAGGCGTGACGTTCCGAGATGCTGAAGGTGTACTCCGTAAGCGTACGCGAATCCGTTGGTGGATTAATCCGAAAAACGTCAACTTGCAGGAACTCAGTTTCCAGCCGGGTGTGGAATTGCCTCCGCTCGAAGTGCCGCTTGAAATTCAGACTCGCGATTTCTATGGCGAAAATGAACGTCCTGTTTTCTTTGGACATTATTGGTTGACGGGACTCCCTGAACTTATTCGTGATAACGTTTGCTGCTTGGATTACAGCGTTGCTGGTTACCGCGGTGACGGGCGCCTCGTTGCTTACCGTTTTGATGGCGAGCAGAAACTGGATAACCGTAAGTTCGTCTCGGTCGCCGCTATGTAG
- a CDS encoding thymidylate synthase yields MQQYLDLLKDIIDNGVDRSDRTGTGTRSVFGRQTRFDLSKGFPCLTTKKLHLRSIIHELLWFLKGDTNIKYLHDNKVTIWDEWADENGDLGPVYGHQWRSWPTPDGGHIDQIANLINSLKNNPDSRRHLVCAWNVAEVDKMALPPCHCLFQFYVGGVGASGKRKLSCQLYQRSADMFLGVPFNIASYSLLTMMLAQVCGYEAGEFVHTFGDLHLYSNHFDQAREQLSRTPRALPTMKMNPDVKDLFDFKFEDFELVNYDPWPTIKAPIAV; encoded by the coding sequence ATGCAGCAATACTTAGATCTTCTCAAAGATATTATCGATAACGGTGTGGACCGTTCCGACCGCACTGGCACCGGCACTCGTTCTGTGTTTGGCCGCCAGACTCGTTTTGACCTTTCCAAAGGCTTCCCGTGCCTTACGACCAAGAAACTTCACTTGCGCAGTATCATTCACGAACTGTTGTGGTTCTTGAAGGGTGATACGAACATCAAGTACTTGCACGACAACAAGGTTACGATTTGGGACGAATGGGCCGATGAAAATGGCGACTTGGGTCCGGTTTACGGTCACCAGTGGCGTTCTTGGCCGACTCCCGATGGTGGACACATTGACCAAATAGCAAACCTCATTAACAGTCTTAAGAACAATCCGGATTCTCGACGTCACTTGGTTTGTGCCTGGAACGTCGCTGAAGTCGACAAGATGGCTTTGCCGCCGTGCCATTGCCTGTTCCAGTTCTACGTGGGCGGTGTAGGTGCTAGTGGCAAGCGCAAGCTCAGCTGTCAGCTTTACCAGCGCAGTGCCGACATGTTCCTCGGCGTACCGTTCAACATTGCATCGTACTCGCTCTTGACGATGATGCTTGCTCAGGTCTGCGGTTACGAAGCCGGTGAGTTTGTCCATACTTTCGGCGACTTGCATTTGTACAGCAATCACTTTGACCAGGCTCGTGAACAGCTTTCGCGTACACCGCGTGCACTCCCGACGATGAAGATGAATCCTGATGTCAAGGATTTGTTCGATTTCAAGTTCGAAGATTTTGAACTTGTGAATTATGATCCGTGGCCGACTATCAAGGCTCCGATTGCGGTTTAA
- a CDS encoding OmpA family protein: protein MKRVAMGLALALAASSAFAGHANTINKTGFVGVNKTQSAQSLGHSKLVFTALGDYTFGNSMFKADPENGFPYVMQNEYYAQKAEVANYSGISAYVGLAIGLLDYFDIGVTLPVFYDQFNGNSVCGEEPGCNGAPLAGTKVGYIGNVTASLKARAPIPADVPIDFAAFFRYSFKTSKNSKQGIWIREPEYIAKEVGMAFPYGTAKSVMTVGAALTFDLSKIDVMPLLVHVNGGYRMSMDKAYMSFPFASAALEFYVLDFLSFFGEFYMDIQTEDFVWNRQTTDGAVIPEKLDMKQVTGGAVFHLPIGLDIQLGASVYVGNDNMVHFARVMENEENFLTGIKATKTRVNPQLALFGGLTWSGFLAPQDRDGDGVADADDRCPDDYGHRLNGGCPMGNPDSDEDGVCDAWVSEKGMLDEFRNVCEGIDQCPTEKGNNSNGCPSDDPDPDKDGVCDSWVSQKGQLDQFKDICEGIDQCPAEAGTLVNNGCPEDNPDPDGDGLCSPWVTDKNKLDQYTGVCKGYDMCPGEAGAAGNKGCPWDDPDSDGDGVCDEWVVQKKLGYYFEKAAEDEALAKEWFIGKSCKGLDKCPLEHGVPAYDGCPLPDPDLDKDGVCDAWVTEKNMFNLYEGVCAGLDRCPNEAGDDGFGCPKKKVEKLEGISFKSGSATVNANAKRILKGIAQKLKEDEAYKDLKIVIQGHTDNRGKAKKNLKLSDRRAKAVMKQLTKFGVAKNRIKAVGLGSTCPVDDNSTADGREMNRRIEMHFVTPENDGMKCESNYVGD from the coding sequence ATGAAACGAGTAGCAATGGGATTGGCCCTGGCTTTGGCGGCATCATCCGCCTTCGCTGGTCACGCCAATACGATTAACAAGACGGGCTTCGTCGGTGTCAATAAGACACAGTCAGCTCAGTCTCTTGGTCATTCTAAGCTTGTGTTTACAGCTTTGGGCGATTATACATTTGGAAATAGCATGTTCAAGGCTGATCCTGAGAACGGATTTCCTTATGTGATGCAGAACGAATACTATGCTCAGAAGGCTGAAGTTGCAAACTATAGCGGTATCAGTGCCTATGTCGGCCTCGCTATTGGTCTTTTGGACTATTTCGATATCGGTGTAACGTTGCCGGTCTTCTATGACCAGTTCAACGGCAACTCCGTTTGCGGTGAAGAACCGGGCTGCAATGGCGCTCCTCTCGCCGGTACGAAGGTTGGCTACATCGGTAACGTGACTGCTAGCTTGAAGGCTCGCGCTCCGATTCCGGCAGATGTGCCTATCGACTTCGCTGCTTTCTTCAGATATTCTTTCAAGACTTCCAAGAACTCCAAGCAGGGTATCTGGATTCGTGAACCGGAATACATTGCCAAGGAAGTTGGCATGGCATTCCCGTACGGTACTGCTAAGTCCGTGATGACCGTCGGTGCCGCTTTGACGTTCGACCTTTCCAAGATTGACGTTATGCCACTCCTCGTTCATGTCAACGGTGGTTACCGTATGTCTATGGACAAGGCTTACATGTCTTTCCCGTTTGCAAGTGCAGCTCTTGAATTCTATGTGCTTGACTTCCTTTCCTTCTTCGGTGAATTCTACATGGATATTCAGACCGAAGACTTCGTCTGGAACCGCCAGACGACCGATGGTGCAGTCATTCCGGAAAAGCTCGACATGAAGCAGGTGACCGGTGGTGCCGTGTTCCACTTGCCGATCGGTCTTGACATCCAGCTCGGTGCATCTGTCTATGTTGGTAATGACAACATGGTTCACTTTGCACGCGTGATGGAAAACGAAGAAAACTTCCTCACCGGTATCAAGGCTACCAAGACTCGCGTGAACCCGCAGCTCGCCTTGTTCGGTGGTCTTACTTGGTCCGGCTTCCTTGCTCCGCAGGACCGCGATGGCGACGGTGTGGCTGATGCCGATGACCGCTGCCCGGATGACTATGGTCATCGTTTGAACGGCGGCTGCCCGATGGGTAACCCGGATAGCGACGAAGATGGTGTCTGCGACGCTTGGGTTTCCGAAAAGGGTATGCTTGACGAATTCCGTAATGTTTGCGAAGGTATCGACCAGTGCCCGACCGAAAAGGGTAACAACTCCAATGGCTGCCCGTCCGATGATCCGGACCCGGATAAGGATGGCGTTTGCGATTCTTGGGTAAGCCAGAAGGGTCAGCTTGATCAGTTCAAGGATATTTGCGAAGGCATCGACCAGTGCCCGGCTGAAGCTGGTACGCTTGTCAACAATGGTTGCCCGGAAGACAATCCGGACCCGGATGGCGACGGTCTCTGCTCTCCGTGGGTTACCGACAAGAACAAGCTTGATCAGTACACTGGCGTTTGCAAGGGCTACGACATGTGTCCGGGTGAAGCAGGTGCTGCCGGCAATAAGGGCTGCCCGTGGGATGACCCGGATAGCGACGGCGACGGCGTTTGCGACGAATGGGTTGTACAGAAGAAGCTCGGCTACTACTTCGAAAAGGCTGCCGAAGATGAAGCTCTCGCTAAGGAATGGTTCATTGGCAAGTCCTGCAAGGGCCTTGACAAGTGCCCGCTCGAACACGGCGTGCCTGCATACGATGGCTGCCCGCTCCCGGATCCGGATCTTGACAAGGACGGCGTCTGCGATGCTTGGGTCACCGAAAAGAACATGTTCAACCTTTACGAAGGTGTCTGCGCTGGTCTTGACCGCTGCCCGAATGAAGCTGGCGATGATGGCTTCGGCTGCCCGAAGAAGAAGGTAGAAAAGCTCGAAGGTATCTCCTTCAAGAGCGGTTCTGCAACCGTCAACGCTAACGCTAAGAGAATCCTTAAGGGTATCGCTCAGAAGCTTAAGGAAGACGAAGCTTATAAGGATCTCAAGATTGTGATCCAGGGTCATACCGACAACCGCGGTAAGGCAAAGAAGAACCTCAAGCTCTCTGACCGCCGTGCTAAGGCTGTTATGAAGCAGCTCACGAAGTTCGGTGTTGCCAAGAACCGCATCAAGGCTGTTGGTCTCGGCTCTACCTGCCCGGTTGACGATAACTCTACGGCAGATGGTCGCGAAATGAACCGTCGTATTGAAATGCACTTCGTCACACCGGAAAATGACGGTATGAAGTGCGAAAGCAACTACGTTGGTGACTAA
- the radC gene encoding DNA repair protein RadC gives MNHNQVALLARPEFNLMPREKMEYAGVSALSNEELLAIILGSGCHDCDVFELARRLSQFLSTETSVPTLASLKRIRGLGKVKAAQILACLELSGRFILSDKAIPVSVPEDVLSRVSYMKYESQEHLVVISLNSANYIIRVHELTTGLVNQTPVHPREAFALAIEDRAVSVIFVHNHPSGSLEPSPEDMSITRVLCASGKILQIPVLDHIIIGKSGFTSLCRCYPEIFESTFYK, from the coding sequence ATGAATCATAATCAGGTGGCCTTGCTTGCAAGGCCCGAATTTAATTTGATGCCGCGTGAAAAAATGGAATACGCCGGTGTCAGCGCTTTGAGCAACGAAGAACTGTTGGCAATTATTTTGGGGAGTGGTTGCCATGATTGTGATGTCTTTGAACTTGCTCGGCGCCTTTCTCAATTCTTGTCGACAGAAACTTCGGTCCCTACGCTTGCAAGTCTTAAGCGAATTCGTGGACTTGGAAAAGTCAAGGCCGCACAAATTTTGGCGTGTCTGGAACTTTCGGGTCGCTTTATTTTAAGCGACAAGGCGATTCCCGTTTCTGTTCCCGAAGATGTACTTTCGCGTGTCTCGTACATGAAATACGAATCGCAGGAACATCTGGTTGTTATCTCGTTAAACTCGGCAAATTACATCATTCGCGTTCATGAACTCACGACTGGACTTGTAAATCAGACTCCTGTGCACCCGCGTGAGGCCTTTGCTTTGGCTATCGAGGACCGCGCCGTATCTGTGATTTTTGTCCACAATCACCCCTCGGGCTCGTTAGAACCTAGTCCCGAAGACATGTCGATTACGCGTGTTCTCTGCGCATCAGGTAAAATTTTGCAAATACCGGTTTTGGATCATATAATCATTGGTAAAAGTGGGTTTACAAGCCTATGCCGTTGTTATCCGGAAATCTTCGAAAGCACGTTTTATAAATAA
- a CDS encoding porin family protein, which produces MKKFMIASAIAMMCLSANAFAEDDGYGNDIPPARSEGTVDDGYGNKLPVSNEPEYKTFEEARASSYGSPSNSSSNNQGMRSRLGVHLGLGVAFVANYPTDKDFVKQYGDNEWVGVSGDIGLIFMMPLNPILSFVPELNFGLGYLSEEIKGAGGDDDFWGEYKVNDAKSFYNINIPLMLRLHTSYVYLEGGIRLSFNFDTDHEYEYTDAAGEPLKYYDPKDGEYKTVKRAAEDEWKIKTFIPSVVGGIGTSFSASGLQCDLGLRFIWDLRGIEDRDTEIYASANNTIHIAKVVENKSSLFALQLVFNVFF; this is translated from the coding sequence ATGAAAAAGTTTATGATTGCTTCTGCTATAGCCATGATGTGCCTTAGCGCAAACGCCTTTGCCGAAGATGATGGCTACGGTAACGACATCCCGCCTGCAAGGTCCGAAGGCACTGTCGATGACGGCTATGGCAACAAGTTGCCGGTAAGTAATGAACCTGAGTACAAAACCTTTGAAGAAGCTCGTGCTTCGTCTTATGGCAGTCCCAGCAATAGCAGTAGCAATAACCAGGGCATGCGTTCTCGTTTGGGTGTCCATCTTGGTCTTGGTGTTGCCTTTGTGGCAAATTATCCGACCGATAAAGATTTCGTAAAGCAGTATGGCGATAACGAATGGGTCGGTGTCTCTGGGGATATCGGTCTTATCTTCATGATGCCTTTAAATCCAATTCTTTCTTTTGTTCCTGAATTGAATTTTGGGCTTGGCTATCTTTCTGAAGAAATCAAGGGTGCAGGTGGTGACGATGATTTCTGGGGTGAATACAAGGTAAATGACGCAAAGTCGTTCTACAATATCAATATCCCGCTCATGTTGCGCTTGCATACCTCGTATGTGTATCTCGAAGGCGGTATTCGTCTTAGCTTCAATTTCGACACGGACCATGAATACGAATATACGGACGCGGCAGGTGAACCTCTGAAGTATTATGATCCTAAGGATGGTGAATATAAGACCGTTAAGCGCGCTGCAGAAGATGAATGGAAAATCAAGACGTTCATTCCGTCCGTTGTTGGTGGTATTGGTACTTCATTCTCCGCTAGCGGGTTGCAATGTGATTTGGGCCTCCGCTTTATTTGGGACCTTAGAGGAATTGAAGACAGGGACACAGAAATCTATGCTTCTGCAAATAATACAATACACATAGCAAAGGTTGTTGAAAACAAATCGAGCTTGTTTGCTCTTCAGCTTGTATTCAATGTATTCTTTTAA
- a CDS encoding outer membrane beta-barrel protein, translating into MKRFIATLAVALMCLCPNAFAVDDPPVEQFITGVHVGMGLGGYWDYPSEYLGSNEWMNVAFDLGCAFNIRVNRYLSVVPELNFGMVISSRDAGSVSYYDVSENRGAYGFRIPVAVRFTPHRQFYLESGARVSLNFASSHTFSGSDIDGNTISVSRSGNWEPKTFVPSLIFGLGGTFRADDHHDIDVGARFVLDVGGIEKYDEFYVEHSVVKNKTKVWNIQLVVNYYFGSRL; encoded by the coding sequence ATGAAACGTTTTATAGCTACGTTGGCTGTTGCGCTGATGTGCTTATGCCCCAATGCGTTTGCCGTTGATGATCCCCCTGTAGAACAATTCATCACCGGTGTCCATGTGGGGATGGGCTTGGGTGGCTACTGGGATTATCCATCAGAATATTTGGGAAGCAATGAATGGATGAACGTGGCTTTTGATTTGGGTTGCGCGTTCAACATCAGAGTCAACCGGTATTTGAGCGTTGTGCCGGAATTGAATTTTGGCATGGTTATAAGCTCTAGAGATGCTGGTTCTGTTTCTTATTATGACGTTTCTGAAAATCGCGGTGCATATGGATTCAGAATTCCTGTCGCCGTTCGTTTTACTCCGCATCGGCAATTTTATCTTGAATCTGGAGCCCGCGTGAGCCTGAACTTTGCCTCTTCTCATACCTTTAGCGGATCGGACATTGATGGCAATACGATTTCGGTTTCGAGATCAGGGAACTGGGAACCAAAGACTTTTGTGCCGTCCCTTATCTTTGGTCTTGGCGGTACCTTCAGGGCCGATGATCATCATGATATTGATGTTGGTGCACGCTTTGTTCTTGATGTTGGCGGTATTGAAAAATATGACGAATTTTACGTTGAACATAGCGTTGTGAAAAACAAGACAAAGGTGTGGAATATACAGCTTGTTGTCAATTATTATTTCGGTTCACGACTCTAA
- a CDS encoding amino acid ABC transporter ATP-binding protein, which translates to MDSANVQSVIINDAALDLKTPILEVKHLKKSFGDLHVLKDISFDLKAGEVLSIIGPSGSGKSTLLRCLTQLESFEAGEVKVDGKDMVIPGSCIGGNIKYAPAKVLREIRLSTGLVFQNFNLFPHLTVLQNLTLAPIRVLGDSREDARALARFLLKQMGLEGKEKSYPCELSGGQQQRVSIARALALKPKILFFDEPTSALDPELTGEVLKIIKKLAEDRMTMVIVTHEMAFARDVANKVIFMDQGVVVEQGTPDFVFNQSQNKRLSSFLERFSRS; encoded by the coding sequence ATGGATTCTGCTAATGTTCAGTCTGTAATTATAAACGATGCCGCTCTCGATTTGAAAACTCCGATTCTCGAAGTTAAGCACTTAAAAAAATCTTTTGGCGACTTGCATGTGCTCAAGGATATTTCGTTCGATCTTAAGGCGGGCGAGGTGCTTTCGATTATTGGACCATCCGGCTCTGGCAAAAGCACGCTACTCCGTTGCCTTACCCAGCTTGAATCGTTCGAGGCGGGCGAGGTTAAAGTCGATGGCAAGGATATGGTTATTCCAGGTTCTTGCATTGGCGGGAACATTAAGTACGCTCCAGCAAAGGTCTTGCGCGAAATTCGTCTTTCGACAGGTCTTGTGTTCCAGAACTTTAACTTGTTCCCGCATTTGACCGTACTCCAGAACTTGACGCTTGCGCCAATCCGCGTGCTGGGCGATTCCCGTGAAGATGCTCGTGCGCTTGCTCGATTCTTGCTCAAACAGATGGGCCTTGAAGGCAAGGAAAAATCTTACCCGTGTGAACTCTCGGGTGGTCAGCAACAGCGTGTTTCCATTGCGCGTGCGCTTGCATTAAAGCCAAAGATTCTTTTCTTTGATGAACCGACTAGTGCTCTGGATCCGGAACTGACGGGCGAAGTTCTCAAGATTATCAAGAAACTTGCAGAAGACCGCATGACGATGGTCATCGTGACGCACGAAATGGCGTTTGCCCGCGATGTCGCAAATAAAGTCATTTTCATGGATCAGGGCGTTGTCGTGGAACAGGGAACGCCAGACTTTGTGTTCAATCAATCTCAAAACAAACGATTAAGCTCATTCTTGGAACGCTTTTCTCGAAGCTAG